One genomic region from Flavobacterium lindanitolerans encodes:
- a CDS encoding porin, translating into MKKIFPLFLLFLGLSAQAQDIKVTTKDNDLKLPTLPYYNFGRGLGLTSPDSLFQLNIRFRMQNRVTYIQNEGEDAAYDGQIRRLRLRFDGYVGNPKFLYALQLSFAPGDVGEIEEGENINIIRDAVVYYRPNKSWSFSFGQTKLPGNRQRVNSSGGLQLTDRSINNAKFTIDRDFGFQAHYLNDYAEKFSYNVKTAVSTGEGRNWTKSNDNGVALTGKVEILPFGAFTKDGVYFEGDIAREKKPKLMLSAAFQQNNHARRTQGQLGDDLFEQRTMKSVMLDAIVKYDGWAAMSSYMSRTANNPVTVNPEDVQDIKYVFVGSGMDYQLSYLFPTNYEIIGRFSTQKVHDDIRQYAPNAKQYSIGLTKYIWEHAFKLQGELTLDDLNYFDGRTKQNWYLRFQIEIGI; encoded by the coding sequence ATGAAGAAAATTTTTCCTCTCTTTCTATTGTTCTTAGGACTGTCTGCACAAGCACAGGACATTAAAGTTACTACAAAAGACAATGACCTGAAACTTCCCACCTTACCCTATTATAATTTCGGTCGCGGTTTGGGATTAACGTCTCCCGACAGCCTTTTCCAACTGAATATCCGTTTCAGGATGCAGAACAGGGTAACATATATACAGAATGAAGGGGAAGATGCGGCTTATGACGGGCAAATCAGACGATTGAGATTGCGTTTTGACGGTTATGTAGGAAACCCGAAATTCCTGTATGCCTTACAGCTATCCTTTGCTCCGGGCGATGTTGGTGAAATTGAAGAAGGTGAAAACATTAATATTATCCGTGATGCGGTAGTCTATTACAGGCCTAACAAAAGCTGGAGTTTTAGTTTTGGGCAGACCAAACTTCCGGGAAACAGGCAAAGGGTTAACTCATCCGGAGGTTTGCAACTAACGGACCGTTCTATCAATAATGCAAAGTTTACTATTGACAGGGATTTTGGGTTCCAGGCTCATTATCTGAATGATTATGCCGAAAAGTTCTCTTATAATGTTAAGACAGCCGTTAGTACCGGTGAAGGAAGAAACTGGACAAAAAGCAACGACAATGGCGTAGCTCTTACCGGAAAAGTAGAAATTCTCCCATTTGGAGCTTTTACAAAAGACGGTGTTTATTTTGAAGGCGATATTGCCCGTGAGAAAAAGCCAAAACTGATGCTTTCTGCGGCTTTCCAGCAAAACAACCACGCCCGAAGAACGCAAGGACAATTGGGTGACGACTTGTTTGAACAGCGAACCATGAAATCAGTCATGTTGGATGCCATCGTAAAATATGACGGTTGGGCCGCCATGTCAAGCTATATGTCAAGAACTGCCAATAATCCGGTTACGGTGAATCCCGAAGATGTTCAGGACATAAAGTATGTATTTGTCGGAAGCGGAATGGACTACCAATTGAGTTATCTTTTCCCAACCAATTATGAAATTATTGGAAGATTCTCTACACAAAAAGTACATGATGATATCAGACAATATGCACCTAATGCAAAACAATACAGCATTGGTCTTACAAAATATATCTGGGAACATGCTTTTAAATTACAAGGAGAGCTGACACTCGACGATCTGAATTATTTTGACGGAAGAACTAAACAAAACTGGTATTTGAGATTTCAGATAGAAATAGGAATTTAA
- the prmA gene encoding 50S ribosomal protein L11 methyltransferase, whose product MANTYLGYHFKVEPKELGSEILVAELGEKPFESFIETEFGVTAYIQKALWTKDVLEDIFILTSPEFTVSYTIEEIEQVNWNEEWEKNFEAIDVDGICHVRAPFHEKTDAQYDIVIEPKMSFGTGHHETTHMMIQHLLETDVAGKKTLDMGCGTAILAILAEMKGAQPIDAIDIDNWCYLNSIENAERNNCKHITVYEGDAALLAGRNYDVIIANINRNILLEDMQQYVDCLNPGGTLFLSGFYEEDIPVIDASCTEKGLTYVKKHQKNNWVALKYVN is encoded by the coding sequence ATGGCAAATACCTATCTTGGATATCACTTCAAAGTAGAACCAAAAGAACTGGGTTCGGAAATTCTTGTAGCTGAATTGGGCGAAAAACCTTTTGAAAGCTTTATCGAGACTGAATTCGGAGTTACGGCTTATATCCAGAAAGCACTTTGGACCAAAGATGTCCTTGAGGATATTTTTATATTGACTTCACCTGAATTTACCGTAAGCTATACGATAGAAGAAATTGAACAGGTAAACTGGAATGAAGAATGGGAAAAGAATTTCGAAGCAATTGATGTTGATGGAATTTGTCATGTACGTGCCCCATTTCATGAAAAAACGGATGCCCAATATGATATCGTTATCGAACCTAAGATGTCTTTTGGTACCGGGCATCACGAAACAACACACATGATGATTCAGCATCTGCTTGAAACGGATGTAGCGGGAAAGAAAACGTTGGACATGGGCTGCGGAACGGCAATTTTAGCCATTTTGGCTGAAATGAAAGGTGCACAACCTATTGATGCAATAGACATTGACAATTGGTGTTACTTAAACTCTATTGAAAATGCCGAGCGCAACAATTGCAAACACATTACCGTTTATGAAGGTGATGCCGCTTTACTTGCAGGACGCAATTATGATGTAATTATTGCCAATATCAACCGAAATATATTGTTGGAAGACATGCAGCAATATGTAGACTGCCTGAATCCCGGAGGAACTTTATTCCTAAGCGGCTTCTATGAAGAAGACATACCGGTGATTGATGCTTCATGCACAGAAAAAGGACTGACCTATGTTAAAAAACATCAAAAAAACAACTGGGTGGCCCTGAAATACGTAAATTAG
- a CDS encoding triple tyrosine motif-containing protein: protein MSKKLLLLVLFSYFLGFSQELPPILKYASNMYGAGNQNWMITQDSNQFIYFANNEGLLEFNGANWTLYPSPNETIIRSAKSINNRIYTGCYMEFGYWERKKDGLLKYTSLSKPIIDKMLDDEQIWNIIDYDQWVIFQSLNQIFLYDTKTSKFKIISPKGAISRAFKVNDAIYYQTYTEGLFEIENGEGKLISNDPVLLKNKIVNIFSRNGSLLLQTQFNGFYTYSNARFEKWHTEADADLSASSIYSSQILSDGSFALGSVSNGIFIISKEGKMLYHITQNKGLSNNTALSIFEDHDHNIWIGLDNGINCININSPVRSFADDTGILGTVYTSILHDGKLYVGTNQGLFYKNYGSAEDFKFINGTKGQVWTLYSYKGTLFCGHDSGTFIVNGNTANSIFITSGTWKFENVPGREDLLLQGNYYGVSVIENKNGQWIFRNKIEGFDYSSKHFEITKNFEIYVSHEYKGVFRFQVDRDLRKTKEFITYSYPTKGKNAGLTEFNGSIYYSYKSGIFKLDPKTKKFEKDTVLSRVFEKDGYTSGKLMVDNSNRLWFFTKNYINYFSYGKLSSQLKHNIIPIPSSLTNSMLGYENITQISDSVYLIGTTDGYYTINIDDLKFSKYKIFMSGIMVNKSNESPRHALIDGHSDFKFADNNITFSYTVPEFNKYINAEYQFLLENYQDQWSEWSNKPTINFKNLPPGDYTFKVRAKIGSELSENTISYTFTILKPWYRTTLAVIIYIIIFIVMAYFINRAYKNYYHRQKEKLIEENNRLLEIKELESQQELMKIKNQQLEQDFESKNRELAASTMSLIKKNELLSLIKEDLKRTSEEGNRNIKSVITTINKNISEEDTWNIFKDAFNNADKDFLKKVKNLHPSLTPNDLRLCAYLRLNLSSKEIAPLLNISVRSVEIKRYRLRKKMDLSHEDGLVEYILSI from the coding sequence TTGTCGAAAAAATTACTCCTATTAGTCCTGTTCAGTTATTTTCTGGGTTTTTCTCAGGAACTCCCTCCTATTCTGAAATATGCCTCCAACATGTATGGAGCAGGCAACCAAAACTGGATGATAACCCAGGACAGTAACCAGTTTATCTACTTTGCCAATAATGAAGGACTCCTGGAATTCAATGGTGCCAACTGGACACTTTATCCATCGCCAAACGAAACCATTATCCGGTCAGCAAAATCCATCAATAACAGGATTTACACAGGTTGCTATATGGAGTTTGGTTATTGGGAGAGGAAAAAAGACGGCTTATTAAAATATACTTCGCTAAGCAAACCCATAATAGACAAAATGCTGGACGATGAACAGATTTGGAATATCATTGATTATGACCAATGGGTCATCTTCCAATCGCTCAACCAGATTTTTTTATACGATACCAAAACCTCCAAATTCAAGATTATTTCTCCGAAAGGAGCCATTTCAAGAGCTTTTAAAGTTAATGATGCTATCTATTACCAAACCTACACAGAAGGTCTTTTTGAAATTGAAAATGGCGAAGGCAAACTGATTTCCAATGACCCGGTCCTGTTAAAAAATAAAATCGTAAACATTTTTTCCCGAAATGGCAGCTTGTTATTACAAACGCAGTTCAACGGTTTTTACACCTATTCCAACGCCCGGTTCGAAAAATGGCATACCGAAGCAGATGCAGACCTTTCTGCCAGCAGTATTTACAGCAGCCAAATTCTTTCAGACGGAAGCTTTGCCCTGGGTAGCGTTTCCAATGGCATATTTATCATCTCCAAAGAGGGAAAAATGTTGTATCATATTACCCAAAACAAAGGATTAAGCAATAACACGGCACTTTCTATTTTTGAAGACCATGACCATAATATCTGGATTGGACTCGATAACGGAATCAATTGCATCAATATCAATTCGCCCGTGCGTTCTTTTGCAGACGATACCGGAATATTGGGCACCGTCTATACTTCCATTCTCCACGATGGAAAATTATATGTAGGGACCAATCAGGGATTATTTTATAAAAATTACGGTTCGGCAGAAGATTTCAAATTCATAAATGGCACCAAAGGGCAGGTCTGGACGCTCTATTCTTATAAAGGCACTTTGTTCTGCGGCCATGATTCCGGTACATTTATCGTTAATGGAAACACGGCAAACTCTATTTTTATTACTTCCGGAACCTGGAAGTTTGAAAATGTACCGGGTCGGGAAGATTTATTGCTTCAGGGCAATTATTACGGAGTTTCTGTCATCGAAAACAAAAACGGACAATGGATTTTCAGAAACAAAATAGAGGGCTTTGACTACTCCTCTAAACATTTCGAGATTACGAAAAACTTTGAAATATATGTAAGCCATGAATACAAAGGTGTTTTCCGTTTTCAGGTTGACCGCGACCTGCGAAAAACAAAGGAATTCATCACCTATTCCTATCCAACAAAAGGGAAAAATGCCGGACTGACAGAATTTAACGGCAGTATTTACTACTCCTATAAAAGCGGTATTTTTAAACTTGATCCAAAAACAAAGAAATTTGAAAAGGATACGGTTTTAAGCCGTGTTTTTGAAAAAGACGGTTATACATCGGGCAAATTGATGGTCGATAATTCAAACAGGCTGTGGTTCTTCACTAAAAATTACATCAATTATTTTTCTTACGGAAAATTGAGCAGCCAGCTTAAGCACAATATTATTCCTATACCGTCTTCCCTTACTAACTCAATGCTGGGTTATGAAAACATTACCCAGATTTCTGATTCTGTTTACCTAATCGGGACTACAGACGGTTATTATACCATCAATATTGATGACCTGAAATTCAGCAAATACAAAATTTTCATGTCGGGCATTATGGTCAACAAGTCCAATGAAAGTCCAAGGCATGCGTTGATAGACGGGCATTCCGACTTTAAATTTGCCGACAACAATATTACCTTTTCATATACGGTTCCTGAATTCAATAAATATATTAATGCAGAATACCAGTTTCTTCTTGAAAACTATCAGGACCAATGGAGTGAGTGGAGCAATAAGCCAACCATAAATTTTAAAAATCTTCCACCCGGTGATTATACTTTTAAGGTTCGTGCCAAAATAGGCAGCGAATTGTCTGAAAACACCATTTCTTATACGTTTACTATCCTAAAGCCCTGGTACAGGACTACCCTGGCCGTTATTATCTACATCATCATTTTTATTGTGATGGCCTATTTCATTAACCGTGCCTATAAAAATTACTACCACAGGCAAAAGGAAAAACTAATCGAAGAAAATAACCGATTACTCGAAATCAAGGAACTGGAAAGCCAGCAGGAACTGATGAAAATCAAAAACCAGCAGCTTGAACAGGACTTTGAAAGCAAAAACCGTGAACTGGCGGCTTCTACAATGAGCCTCATCAAAAAGAACGAATTGTTAAGTCTCATTAAGGAAGACCTGAAAAGAACTTCGGAAGAAGGAAACAGGAATATCAAGTCTGTCATTACCACTATCAACAAAAACATAAGCGAAGAAGACACCTGGAATATTTTCAAGGATGCATTTAATAATGCTGATAAGGATTTCCTGAAAAAAGTTAAAAACCTACATCCTTCCTTAACGCCAAACGACCTGAGACTTTGTGCCTACCTCCGGTTAAATCTTTCTTCAAAAGAAATTGCCCCTTTACTTAACATTTCTGTACGAAGTGTTGAGATAAAACGATATCGTTTGCGCAAAAAAATGGATTTATCGCACGAAGATGGACTTGTAGAGTATATACTTTCGATATAA
- a CDS encoding choice-of-anchor I family protein: MSHNYTSKTGKVLQMLLLLFAAQFMNGQTLIHYWNFNNNASVATITTPTQTLVTGASLTAIAGGISTIDFAGGTGQNFDLQNLNARNNDASGTHLRFNDPIGGALQFALPTTGYENIIVKFATRRSGSGAGNQKWSYTVDGTTFVPFTTIAPNNGNPALETLDFSAIAAADNNQNFKLKVEFEVGAGGTVGNNRFDNFTAEGSPLGGGDTVAPTVTYVPANSSTNIAVDANITINFNEAIRLVNDAAIDNTNVDALVELRLNNVSGALVPFDATISGNTITINPTSNLANNQTYYVALLPNTVEDLSGNAVTAVTSSSFTTIAVQTQFQAGDLAFVGYRMNASGTEDEVAFVTFIDILPGTFLTFTDSKYTANTQPQCPNGIVWTVGANECIPAGSVVKIQTSALIASKGTVTGSGFGLSSGGDQVIVYSGTATAPNYITALSSNGWAASNTSCSGSISMLPAGLIDGTSALNTSTAPGNDAGNAVNAYYNGVQTGTAATLKTAILNPANWVAIAGGTAPQTWPVWNFPSSLQVQNAVVINNTTLQITFNANLNVASASNVANYTGVANLSSVNVSNNIATLTFSVPFAPATNYALVISNIQDAFGIAMACPYTYNFSFNATLSLASNFITVNEDAGVLNFVVNLAAAATGSVDLVVKSAPFSTADSNDFTFTTRTLNFTSASTLAQTIQIPIIDDSTPEQQAEYFVLSLENPVGYTITGNPMATIYIKDNDRTAKVPNNDIQLNYIGSFDPSGTNSSTCEIVVHDPASQRLFTTSAVAGYLDIIDFSNPTALTVVNSINMNPYGGVTSVAVKNGVVAVASPNANEALNGSVVFFNTDGVFQKQVTVGALPDMITFTPDGTKVLTANEGQPNADYSVDPEGSVSVIDISGGIASLSQSNVTTMLFTQFNSQESALIASGVRKLKASSTLSQDLEPEYITISADSQKAWVALQENNAIAEINLTNNTYTSIWALGTKDMSVVGNGADISDNNGQILIANWPIKSFYQPDGIATYAAGGTNYIVTANEGDEKEYTGFVERITIGASGYGLDAVAYPQAAILKESYNAGRFRVSAFSGNTDADADFEQIYALGGRSFSIFNTDTKQLVFDSGDDFEMYTAFTPSINPIFNADHEDNTPKGRSRAKGPEPEGVTLAEIAGKTFAFIGLERIGGVMVYDVTNPNDVKFVDYKNSRSVSAYAGDHGPEGITYIKAANSPTNKDYIVVANEISGTLTLFEINTENLSVPGFENEPKTFVLFPNPAVDGIVYFNRIADIEVFDYTGKSIHKAKQALTIDTSSFASGIYLVKTSEGITKKLVVK; encoded by the coding sequence ATGTCACACAACTACACCTCAAAAACCGGAAAAGTACTCCAGATGCTTCTTCTCCTTTTTGCAGCCCAATTTATGAATGGGCAAACCCTTATCCATTATTGGAATTTTAACAACAATGCTTCAGTAGCCACTATTACGACTCCAACACAGACATTGGTTACCGGTGCTTCGTTAACTGCCATTGCAGGAGGAATCAGTACTATTGACTTTGCCGGAGGAACCGGACAAAATTTTGACCTACAAAATCTGAATGCCAGAAATAATGACGCTTCAGGTACACATTTACGTTTTAACGACCCAATTGGCGGTGCGTTGCAATTTGCATTACCAACAACCGGTTATGAAAACATCATCGTAAAATTTGCCACACGCCGTTCAGGTTCCGGGGCCGGAAATCAAAAATGGTCCTATACGGTTGACGGAACTACTTTTGTTCCTTTTACTACCATTGCTCCAAACAACGGAAATCCGGCGTTAGAAACCTTAGATTTCAGTGCTATTGCAGCAGCAGACAATAATCAAAATTTCAAATTAAAAGTAGAATTCGAAGTTGGAGCCGGCGGAACAGTTGGCAACAACCGTTTTGACAATTTTACTGCTGAAGGTAGCCCTCTTGGTGGTGGTGATACTGTGGCTCCAACCGTAACTTATGTTCCTGCCAATTCCAGTACCAATATTGCTGTAGATGCCAATATTACCATAAACTTTAATGAAGCTATCCGATTAGTTAATGATGCCGCTATTGACAATACGAATGTGGATGCTTTGGTCGAATTGCGTCTGAATAACGTATCAGGAGCTTTAGTTCCATTCGATGCTACTATTTCAGGAAATACCATCACGATCAACCCTACTTCAAATTTGGCTAATAACCAGACGTATTATGTTGCCTTGCTTCCAAATACGGTAGAAGATCTTAGTGGTAATGCAGTAACAGCGGTTACTTCAAGCTCATTCACTACCATTGCGGTACAAACTCAATTCCAGGCCGGAGATTTGGCCTTTGTGGGTTATAGAATGAATGCTTCCGGAACAGAAGACGAAGTTGCTTTTGTTACTTTTATAGATATACTTCCGGGTACTTTCCTGACTTTTACAGATTCAAAATATACCGCTAACACCCAGCCACAATGTCCAAACGGAATTGTATGGACTGTAGGTGCTAACGAATGTATACCGGCCGGTTCTGTAGTGAAAATCCAAACCTCTGCTTTAATTGCCAGCAAAGGAACCGTTACAGGTTCTGGTTTTGGATTAAGCTCCGGTGGCGACCAGGTAATTGTGTATTCAGGAACGGCCACTGCCCCTAATTATATCACCGCTCTAAGTTCAAATGGTTGGGCTGCTTCAAACACTTCTTGCAGCGGAAGCATATCGATGCTACCAGCCGGATTGATTGACGGAACTAGCGCACTAAACACTTCAACTGCTCCAGGCAACGATGCCGGAAATGCAGTAAACGCTTATTATAATGGTGTACAGACCGGAACTGCAGCTACTTTAAAAACAGCAATCCTGAATCCTGCTAATTGGGTAGCTATTGCCGGAGGTACAGCCCCTCAAACGTGGCCGGTTTGGAATTTCCCAAGTTCCTTACAGGTACAGAATGCTGTTGTAATAAACAACACTACTCTTCAGATTACATTTAACGCCAACCTGAATGTTGCTTCGGCTTCTAACGTTGCTAATTATACCGGAGTTGCTAACCTTAGTTCGGTTAACGTATCAAACAACATTGCTACTTTAACTTTCTCAGTTCCTTTTGCTCCTGCTACAAATTATGCATTAGTCATCAGCAATATCCAGGATGCTTTCGGTATTGCTATGGCTTGTCCTTATACTTACAACTTTAGCTTTAATGCTACCTTATCATTGGCTTCTAATTTTATTACTGTTAATGAAGATGCCGGAGTTTTAAATTTTGTTGTCAATCTTGCTGCTGCAGCAACGGGTTCTGTTGACCTGGTTGTAAAATCGGCTCCGTTCAGTACAGCTGATTCCAATGATTTTACGTTCACTACAAGAACATTAAACTTTACTTCTGCCAGCACTTTGGCACAGACAATTCAGATTCCGATTATTGACGATTCAACTCCGGAACAGCAGGCAGAATATTTCGTATTGAGCCTTGAAAACCCTGTTGGATATACGATTACCGGAAATCCGATGGCTACCATCTATATCAAGGATAACGACAGAACTGCAAAAGTTCCGAACAACGATATACAGTTAAATTATATTGGAAGTTTTGACCCGTCAGGAACCAATAGCAGCACTTGCGAAATTGTAGTACACGACCCTGCTTCCCAAAGATTGTTCACAACCAGTGCCGTGGCAGGTTATCTTGACATTATTGATTTCTCAAATCCAACAGCCTTGACGGTAGTGAACTCCATCAACATGAATCCTTATGGAGGTGTGACCAGTGTTGCCGTTAAAAACGGAGTTGTTGCCGTAGCATCACCAAATGCAAACGAAGCATTAAACGGTTCTGTAGTGTTTTTCAATACTGACGGTGTTTTCCAGAAACAGGTTACGGTTGGTGCACTTCCTGATATGATTACGTTCACACCGGACGGCACAAAAGTACTAACGGCTAACGAAGGACAGCCTAATGCTGATTATTCCGTTGACCCGGAAGGTTCTGTAAGCGTAATTGACATTTCTGGCGGTATTGCTTCTCTTTCGCAATCTAACGTAACTACGATGCTGTTTACGCAGTTCAACAGTCAGGAATCAGCTCTTATTGCTAGTGGTGTCAGAAAATTAAAAGCATCGAGCACACTATCACAAGACCTTGAGCCGGAATATATCACTATTAGTGCTGATTCTCAAAAAGCCTGGGTTGCCTTACAGGAAAACAACGCTATAGCTGAAATTAACCTGACAAACAATACGTACACTTCTATTTGGGCATTAGGCACAAAAGACATGAGTGTAGTTGGAAACGGAGCCGATATTTCTGATAATAACGGACAAATCCTGATTGCTAACTGGCCAATAAAATCATTCTACCAGCCGGATGGAATAGCTACGTATGCTGCCGGAGGTACTAATTATATCGTAACCGCTAATGAAGGTGACGAAAAAGAATACACAGGATTCGTTGAGCGTATTACTATCGGAGCGTCAGGTTACGGATTGGATGCTGTTGCTTATCCACAGGCAGCTATACTAAAAGAAAGCTATAATGCAGGTCGATTCAGAGTGTCCGCCTTTTCAGGCAATACAGATGCTGATGCCGATTTTGAGCAAATTTATGCTTTGGGAGGACGTTCCTTCTCAATCTTTAATACAGATACCAAACAGCTTGTTTTTGACAGCGGTGACGATTTTGAAATGTATACTGCTTTTACACCATCTATCAATCCTATCTTTAATGCCGATCACGAAGATAACACACCAAAAGGAAGAAGCCGAGCCAAAGGTCCGGAACCGGAAGGTGTTACGCTTGCTGAAATTGCAGGAAAAACTTTTGCTTTTATTGGCCTGGAAAGAATTGGTGGTGTTATGGTATATGATGTTACCAATCCAAACGACGTGAAATTCGTAGATTATAAAAACAGCCGCAGCGTTTCTGCTTATGCCGGTGACCACGGTCCGGAAGGCATTACGTATATCAAAGCAGCAAACAGCCCTACCAATAAAGATTATATTGTAGTAGCTAATGAAATCAGCGGTACGTTGACTTTGTTTGAAATAAACACAGAAAACCTTTCTGTACCTGGATTCGAAAATGAACCTAAAACGTTCGTATTGTTCCCGAATCCGGCAGTTGACGGAATCGTATACTTTAACAGAATAGCTGATATCGAAGTTTTCGATTATACAGGAAAATCAATTCACAAGGCAAAACAAGCCCTGACAATAGATACTTCATCATTCGCATCAGGTATTTATCTGGTAAAAACTTCAGAAGGAATTACAAAGAAACTTGTTGTGAAGTAA
- a CDS encoding ATP-dependent Clp protease adaptor ClpS, with protein sequence MSTKEKILEEVLVEELTSLNNEIILYNDDVNTFDHVIDTLIRVCNHTSEQAEQCSIIVHYKGKCTVKTGSLDELKPQCTQLLEAGLSAEIV encoded by the coding sequence ATGAGTACTAAAGAAAAAATTTTAGAAGAAGTACTGGTTGAAGAACTGACTTCCTTAAACAATGAAATTATTCTTTATAATGACGATGTGAATACCTTTGACCATGTTATCGATACGCTGATACGTGTCTGCAATCATACTTCCGAGCAAGCAGAGCAATGTTCCATCATTGTGCATTATAAAGGAAAATGTACAGTGAAAACCGGTTCGCTGGACGAATTGAAACCACAGTGTACCCAGTTGTTAGAAGCCGGACTAAGCGCTGAGATAGTTTAA
- a CDS encoding lipocalin family protein, with protein sequence MRKNKILFCMTAVTGLLFASCNSDDGGFERTIVGKWNYNKTIVTTGNGTPTDQSYVGHENGCEKDHVEFKEGGVFRNVLMNKDQNNACVEDASQSTWAKNGNTLTIGTDTYQVTKLNGSELRYENTVDVSGVPVKVVKVFTKN encoded by the coding sequence ATGAGAAAGAATAAAATTTTGTTTTGCATGACTGCCGTTACAGGCTTATTATTCGCATCCTGTAATTCAGATGATGGTGGTTTCGAAAGAACTATTGTTGGTAAATGGAATTATAACAAAACTATCGTAACAACAGGAAATGGCACTCCGACTGACCAAAGTTATGTTGGTCATGAAAACGGCTGTGAAAAAGACCACGTTGAGTTTAAAGAAGGAGGCGTTTTCCGAAATGTTTTGATGAACAAAGACCAGAACAATGCCTGTGTAGAAGACGCCAGCCAGTCGACATGGGCTAAAAATGGGAATACACTAACGATTGGGACAGATACGTATCAGGTTACAAAATTAAACGGCTCAGAATTGCGGTATGAAAATACGGTTGACGTGAGTGGCGTTCCGGTGAAAGTCGTAAAAGTTTTTACCAAAAACTGA
- a CDS encoding DUF1572 family protein has protein sequence MSSPTKLANRFREVILNGTWIANTNFKNELDDLDWEIATAKFQNLNTIAILAQHIHYYINGVKNVFLGGHLEISDKYSFDFPDINSQQEWKNFIVKFWDDSKEFAQLIENLDKEKLNEPFVDEKYGTYLRNIDAMIEHSYYHLGQIVLIKKIIQNSRV, from the coding sequence ATGAGTAGTCCAACCAAACTTGCCAACAGATTTCGCGAAGTAATTTTAAATGGTACCTGGATTGCAAATACCAATTTTAAAAATGAATTAGACGATTTAGATTGGGAAATTGCTACTGCAAAATTTCAAAATCTGAATACGATTGCTATTCTTGCTCAGCATATCCATTACTATATAAATGGAGTAAAAAATGTATTTCTTGGCGGACATTTAGAAATAAGCGACAAATACAGTTTTGATTTTCCTGACATTAATTCCCAACAGGAGTGGAAAAATTTTATTGTAAAATTTTGGGATGATTCTAAAGAATTTGCGCAATTGATTGAAAATTTGGATAAGGAAAAACTAAATGAACCTTTTGTCGACGAAAAATATGGAACTTATTTGAGAAATATTGACGCAATGATTGAGCATTCTTATTACCATTTAGGACAAATTGTTTTAATAAAAAAAATTATTCAAAATAGTCGAGTCTAA